The Methylobacterium sp. PvR107 genome contains a region encoding:
- the rpsG gene encoding 30S ribosomal protein S7, protein MSRRHSAEKREIIPDPKYGDVVLTKFMNSIMYEGKKSTAERIVYGAFDIVENRARANPIEVFRAALDNVAPMIEVRSRRVGGATYQVPVEVRTERRQALAIRWLIQAARSRNDRTMIERLSAELLDAANNRGNAVKKREDTHRMAEANRAFSHYRW, encoded by the coding sequence ATGTCCCGTCGTCACTCAGCCGAGAAGCGCGAGATCATCCCCGACCCGAAGTACGGGGACGTGGTGCTGACGAAGTTCATGAATTCGATCATGTACGAGGGCAAGAAGTCGACCGCCGAGCGGATCGTCTACGGCGCCTTCGACATCGTCGAGAACCGCGCCCGCGCCAACCCGATCGAGGTCTTCCGCGCCGCGCTCGACAACGTCGCCCCGATGATCGAGGTGCGCTCCCGCCGCGTCGGCGGCGCGACCTACCAGGTCCCGGTCGAGGTCCGCACCGAGCGGCGCCAGGCGCTGGCCATCCGCTGGCTGATCCAGGCTGCCCGCTCGCGCAACGACCGGACCATGATCGAGCGCCTGTCCGCCGAGCTGCTCGACGCCGCGAACAACCGCGGCAACGCCGTCAAGAAGCGGGAAGACACGCACCGGATGGCGGAAGCCAACCGCGCCTTCTCGCACTACCGCTGGTAA
- the rpsL gene encoding 30S ribosomal protein S12: MPTINQLIAQPRKIQRSRNKVPALDACPQKRGVCTRVYTTTPKKPNSALRKVAKVRLTNGFEVIGYIPGEGHNLQEHSVVMIRGGRVKDLPGVRYHILRGVLDTQGVKNRKQRRSKYGAKRPK; the protein is encoded by the coding sequence ATGCCGACGATCAACCAGCTGATCGCCCAGCCGCGGAAGATCCAGCGGAGCCGCAACAAGGTTCCGGCGCTCGACGCTTGCCCGCAGAAGCGCGGCGTCTGCACCCGCGTCTACACGACGACCCCGAAGAAGCCGAACTCGGCGCTCCGCAAGGTCGCCAAGGTCCGTCTGACCAACGGCTTCGAGGTGATCGGCTACATCCCGGGTGAGGGCCACAACCTTCAGGAGCACTCCGTGGTCATGATCCGCGGCGGCCGCGTGAAGGATCTTCCGGGCGTGCGCTACCACATCCTGCGCGGCGTGCTCGATACGCAGGGCGTGAAGAACCGCAAGCAGCGCCGGTCGAAGTACGGCGCCAAGCGTCCGAAGTAA
- a CDS encoding ABC transporter substrate-binding protein, with product MRRLFAFALASLLSIGAAQADRLDDIRKAGLLRVASFDSNPPFGYVDPATKQIAGLDVDFAQAIADKIGVKLEARPTNPANRIPLLTSGRVDLVLANFTVTEERAKQLDFSIPYFASGQQFLTKKGTLSSPDQLNGLRIGADKGTVNEIVLRRDFPKATVVAFDDTPFAFTALRNGNVQAITQDGPKLVGLLAKVPDRQNYEIPPFSISNDYIGVGIPKGETRLRDLVNETLRELEKSGKAAAIYDRWFGPNTEQPLPRLFRIGEHD from the coding sequence GTGCGCCGCCTCTTCGCTTTCGCCCTCGCATCCCTCCTGTCGATCGGCGCGGCTCAAGCCGACCGCCTCGACGATATCAGGAAAGCGGGACTCCTTCGGGTCGCGTCCTTCGACAGCAACCCGCCCTTCGGCTACGTCGATCCGGCCACCAAGCAGATCGCCGGGCTCGACGTCGACTTCGCCCAGGCCATCGCCGACAAGATCGGCGTGAAGCTGGAGGCCCGCCCGACCAATCCGGCCAACCGCATCCCGCTTCTGACCTCCGGCAGGGTCGATCTCGTGCTGGCGAACTTCACCGTCACGGAGGAGCGCGCCAAGCAGCTCGACTTCAGCATCCCATACTTCGCCTCGGGCCAGCAGTTCCTGACCAAGAAGGGCACGCTGTCGTCGCCTGATCAGCTGAACGGCCTGCGCATCGGTGCCGACAAGGGCACCGTCAACGAGATCGTGCTGCGCCGGGACTTCCCGAAGGCCACGGTCGTTGCCTTCGACGACACGCCCTTCGCCTTCACGGCCCTGCGCAACGGCAACGTCCAGGCGATCACCCAGGACGGGCCTAAGCTCGTCGGGCTGCTGGCGAAGGTGCCGGACCGGCAGAACTACGAGATCCCACCCTTCAGCATATCCAACGACTATATCGGCGTCGGCATCCCGAAGGGAGAAACCCGGCTGCGGGATTTGGTGAACGAGACTCTGCGGGAGCTGGAGAAGAGCGGCAAGGCAGCGGCGATCTACGACCGCTGGTTCGGCCCGAACACCGAGCAGCCGCTGCCGCGCCTGTTCCGGATCGGGGAGCACGACTGA
- a CDS encoding amino acid ABC transporter permease has protein sequence MGPFGDLLAPRYLIWLLQGFGVTLALSAAVCLVGTVLGLAACCLREVGGPMARRAVAGFVGLVRNTPLLVQLFVWYFAVAALLPSGVTVWLNTPRVLDLGPVALRWPAYETLAGFAGLTIYAGAYIAEEGRAGINGVRPGQRTAALALGLTPVQSFRHIVLPQALRVAWLPIVGQYLNTIKNTSLTMTIGLAELSYASRQVETETFKTFQAFAVATLLYLGAVALVEAVGQALVCRPTLPDSRT, from the coding sequence GTGGGTCCGTTCGGCGACCTTCTGGCGCCGCGCTATCTCATCTGGCTGCTGCAGGGCTTCGGGGTCACCCTGGCCCTGTCGGCAGCCGTGTGCCTCGTCGGCACGGTATTGGGGCTTGCGGCGTGCTGCCTGCGGGAGGTGGGCGGCCCCATGGCGCGACGTGCCGTGGCGGGCTTCGTCGGCCTCGTGCGCAACACGCCGCTGCTGGTCCAGCTCTTCGTCTGGTACTTCGCGGTCGCGGCGCTGCTGCCGAGCGGCGTGACGGTCTGGCTCAATACCCCGCGCGTCCTCGACCTCGGACCGGTCGCCCTGCGCTGGCCCGCCTACGAGACGCTCGCGGGCTTCGCCGGACTGACCATCTACGCGGGCGCCTATATCGCCGAGGAAGGTCGTGCCGGCATCAACGGTGTACGGCCGGGCCAGCGCACGGCAGCCCTCGCTCTGGGACTTACGCCGGTCCAGTCCTTCCGCCACATCGTCCTGCCGCAGGCCCTCCGCGTCGCGTGGCTGCCGATCGTCGGCCAGTACCTGAACACGATCAAGAACACGTCGCTGACCATGACGATCGGCCTCGCGGAATTGTCCTACGCGTCCCGGCAAGTCGAGACGGAGACGTTCAAGACCTTCCAGGCCTTCGCAGTCGCGACGCTTCTCTATCTCGGCGCGGTCGCCTTGGTGGAGGCGGTCGGGCAGGCCCTGGTCTGCCGCCCGACGCTGCCGGATTCGCGCACATGA
- a CDS encoding amino acid ABC transporter permease, giving the protein MNRAVITDNLGYLLVGAWPDGPIGGLTLTLILSSLSGLASAVLGLMFGIGLAMSAGAARRALVLGLGFFRAIPIVMLIFWSYFLLPILFGVFAPEIGTVVTALSLVGGAYLAYGVAAGIASIGSGQWAAGLALGFGRWQVLRVIVLPQAVRAMAPSFVNQWTALIKDTSLAYVIGVPELSFVAAQVNNRAMVYPAEIFLFVGVVYAGLCASLDALASWLARRSNSAAPA; this is encoded by the coding sequence ATGAACCGCGCGGTCATCACCGACAATCTCGGCTACCTGCTGGTCGGGGCCTGGCCCGACGGGCCGATCGGCGGGCTGACGTTGACGTTGATTCTCTCCAGCCTGTCCGGTCTCGCTTCGGCGGTGCTCGGACTGATGTTCGGCATCGGGCTCGCGATGAGCGCGGGCGCGGCGCGGCGGGCACTGGTCCTCGGTCTCGGCTTCTTCCGGGCGATTCCGATCGTGATGCTGATCTTCTGGAGCTACTTCCTGCTGCCGATCCTGTTCGGCGTCTTCGCTCCGGAGATCGGGACCGTCGTGACGGCGCTCTCGCTCGTCGGCGGCGCCTATCTCGCCTACGGGGTGGCGGCCGGGATCGCGAGCATCGGAAGCGGCCAGTGGGCGGCAGGCCTGGCGCTCGGCTTCGGCCGCTGGCAGGTCTTGCGCGTCATCGTCCTGCCGCAGGCCGTGCGCGCCATGGCGCCGTCCTTCGTCAATCAATGGACCGCGCTGATCAAGGACACGTCGCTCGCCTACGTGATCGGCGTGCCCGAGCTGTCCTTCGTGGCCGCGCAGGTGAACAACCGCGCCATGGTCTACCCGGCTGAGATCTTCCTCTTCGTCGGGGTTGTCTACGCCGGGCTGTGCGCCTCCCTCGACGCCCTGGCGTCCTGGCTAGCACGACGCTCGAATTCCGCGGCTCCAGCGTGA
- the rplN gene encoding 50S ribosomal protein L14, producing MIQMQTNLDVADNSGARRVMCIKVLGGSKRKYAGVGDVIVVSVKEAIPRGRVKKGDVMKAVVVRTAKDVKRADGSVIRFDKNAAVLINNQKEPIGTRIFGPVPRELRARNHMKIISLAPEVL from the coding sequence GTGATCCAGATGCAGACGAATCTGGACGTCGCCGACAACTCGGGTGCACGCCGTGTGATGTGCATCAAGGTTCTCGGCGGGTCGAAGCGCAAGTATGCCGGCGTGGGCGACGTGATCGTCGTCTCCGTCAAGGAGGCGATCCCGCGCGGTCGCGTCAAGAAGGGCGACGTCATGAAGGCGGTCGTCGTCCGCACCGCCAAGGACGTGAAGCGCGCCGACGGTTCGGTCATCCGCTTCGACAAGAACGCGGCCGTTCTGATCAACAATCAGAAGGAGCCGATCGGCACCCGCATCTTCGGACCGGTGCCGCGCGAGCTGCGCGCCCGCAACCACATGAAGATCATCTCCCTGGCTCCGGAGGTGCTGTGA
- the rplX gene encoding 50S ribosomal protein L24: MAAKIKKGDKVVVLTGRDSGRSGEVIQVLPKEGRAFVRGINLVKKHQKQTQNQEGGIISKEAAIQLSNIAVADANGKPTRVGFRILEDGRKVRFAKTTGDQIDG; encoded by the coding sequence ATGGCTGCCAAGATCAAGAAGGGCGACAAGGTCGTCGTGCTCACCGGCCGCGACTCGGGCCGGTCGGGCGAGGTCATCCAGGTTCTGCCGAAGGAAGGCCGGGCCTTCGTGCGCGGCATCAACCTGGTCAAGAAGCACCAGAAGCAGACCCAGAACCAGGAAGGCGGCATCATCTCCAAGGAGGCCGCCATCCAGCTCTCGAACATCGCGGTCGCCGACGCCAACGGCAAGCCGACCCGCGTGGGTTTCCGCATCCTCGAAGACGGGCGCAAGGTCCGGTTCGCCAAGACCACGGGGGATCAGATCGATGGCTGA
- the rplE gene encoding 50S ribosomal protein L5, whose translation MAEADKNAYSPRLRKHYEEVVRQKLIEEFGYKNPMEVPQITKIVINMGVGESTADSKKASVAAGDLALIAGQKPVITKARKAIATFKVREGMPIGCKVTLRKQRMYEFMDRLITIALPRVRDFRGLNPRSFDGRGNYALGLKEHLVFPEISYDKAEQTWGMDIVVATTAKTDAEAKALLAAFQFPFRQ comes from the coding sequence ATGGCTGAGGCCGACAAGAACGCCTACTCCCCGCGCCTGCGCAAGCACTACGAGGAAGTGGTGCGCCAGAAGCTCATCGAGGAGTTCGGCTACAAGAACCCGATGGAAGTGCCCCAGATCACCAAGATCGTGATCAACATGGGCGTCGGCGAGTCCACCGCGGACTCCAAGAAGGCCTCAGTGGCGGCGGGCGACCTCGCCCTGATCGCCGGCCAGAAGCCGGTCATCACCAAGGCCCGCAAGGCCATCGCGACCTTCAAGGTCCGCGAGGGCATGCCGATCGGCTGCAAGGTGACCCTGCGCAAGCAGCGCATGTACGAGTTCATGGACCGGCTGATCACCATCGCGTTGCCGCGCGTGCGCGACTTCCGCGGCCTGAACCCGCGCTCGTTCGACGGCCGCGGCAACTACGCGCTGGGTCTCAAGGAGCACCTCGTGTTCCCGGAGATCTCCTACGACAAGGCCGAACAGACCTGGGGCATGGACATCGTCGTGGCGACCACCGCGAAGACCGATGCCGAGGCCAAGGCCCTGCTCGCCGCCTTCCAGTTCCCGTTCCGGCAGTGA
- the rpsN gene encoding 30S ribosomal protein S14, translating to MSKKSSVEKNEARKALVKRFAAKRKALLEIANNDGLEMEERFEARLKLAELPRNSSATRIRNRCGMTGRPRAFYRKMGISRVALRELGNRGLIPGLVKSSW from the coding sequence ATGTCGAAGAAAAGCTCAGTCGAGAAGAATGAGGCCCGCAAGGCGCTGGTGAAGCGCTTCGCGGCCAAGCGGAAGGCGCTCCTCGAGATCGCCAACAACGATGGCCTCGAGATGGAGGAGCGCTTCGAGGCGCGCCTCAAGCTCGCGGAACTGCCGCGCAACTCGTCGGCCACCCGCATCCGCAATCGCTGCGGCATGACCGGCCGTCCGCGCGCCTTCTATCGCAAGATGGGAATCTCGCGCGTGGCGCTGCGCGAGCTTGGCAACCGGGGCCTGATCCCCGGCCTGGTCAAGTCGAGCTGGTAA
- the rpsH gene encoding 30S ribosomal protein S8, translated as MVNDPVGDMLTRIRNGQLRRRNVVQTPGSRLRASVLDVLKSEGYIRDYAATDLGNGRTEFAIELKYYDGRPVIREIKRVSKPGRRVYSSVGELPHVADGLGVTIVSTPQGVMADHEARERNVGGEVLCTVF; from the coding sequence ATGGTCAACGATCCCGTGGGCGACATGCTCACCCGCATCCGCAACGGCCAGCTGCGCCGTCGCAACGTCGTCCAGACGCCCGGCTCGCGACTGCGCGCCAGCGTCCTCGACGTGCTGAAGTCCGAGGGCTACATCCGCGACTACGCGGCGACCGACCTCGGCAACGGTCGCACCGAGTTCGCCATCGAGCTCAAGTACTACGACGGGCGCCCCGTGATCCGAGAGATCAAGCGCGTCTCGAAGCCGGGCCGCCGGGTCTACTCGTCGGTCGGCGAGCTGCCGCACGTGGCCGACGGCCTCGGCGTCACCATCGTCTCCACCCCGCAGGGCGTCATGGCCGACCACGAGGCGCGCGAGCGCAACGTCGGCGGTGAAGTGCTCTGCACCGTGTTCTGA
- the rplF gene encoding 50S ribosomal protein L6 encodes MSRVGKKPVPVPAGVTATVTGQTVKMKGSKGELSFVVPSLVNVAMKDGAIAVEPVNQSKPARSLWGTSRAQIANIVEGVSKGFEKKLEITGVGYRAAMAGKALKLSLGYSHDIEYAIPAGITIATPKPTEITISGINRQQVGQVAAEIRDYRGPEPYKGKGVRYAGEFIFRKEGKKK; translated from the coding sequence ATGTCTCGCGTAGGCAAGAAGCCGGTCCCCGTGCCGGCTGGCGTTACCGCCACGGTCACCGGTCAGACGGTGAAGATGAAGGGTTCGAAGGGCGAGCTGTCCTTCGTGGTTCCCTCGCTCGTCAACGTGGCGATGAAGGACGGCGCGATCGCGGTCGAGCCGGTCAACCAGTCCAAGCCGGCGCGCTCCCTGTGGGGCACGTCACGGGCGCAGATCGCCAACATCGTCGAAGGCGTGTCGAAGGGCTTCGAGAAGAAGCTCGAGATCACCGGCGTCGGTTACCGCGCTGCGATGGCCGGCAAGGCCCTCAAGCTGTCGCTCGGCTACAGCCACGACATCGAGTACGCGATCCCGGCCGGGATCACGATCGCAACCCCGAAGCCCACCGAGATCACGATCTCCGGGATCAACCGCCAGCAGGTCGGTCAGGTCGCCGCCGAGATCCGCGATTACCGCGGACCCGAGCCCTACAAGGGCAAGGGCGTGAGGTATGCGGGCGAGTTCATCTTCCGCAAGGAAGGCAAGAAGAAGTAA
- the rplR gene encoding 50S ribosomal protein L18, producing MSRKLEALDRRKARVRRALRAAANGRPRLSVFRSSKQIYVQVIDDVAGKTLASASSIDKALKGELKTGADVAAAKAVGKLVAERAKAAGVTKVIFDRSGYIYHGRVAAVAEAAREGGLEF from the coding sequence ATGTCTCGCAAGCTCGAAGCCCTCGATCGCCGCAAGGCGCGCGTCCGCCGCGCCCTGCGGGCGGCCGCCAATGGTCGTCCGCGGCTCTCGGTGTTCCGCTCGTCGAAGCAGATCTACGTGCAGGTCATTGACGACGTCGCCGGCAAGACGCTGGCCTCGGCCTCGTCGATCGACAAGGCGCTCAAGGGCGAACTCAAGACCGGCGCCGACGTCGCCGCCGCCAAGGCGGTGGGCAAGCTCGTCGCCGAGCGCGCCAAGGCCGCGGGCGTCACGAAGGTGATCTTCGACCGCTCCGGCTACATCTATCACGGCCGCGTCGCTGCCGTGGCCGAGGCCGCCCGCGAGGGTGGCCTGGAGTTCTGA
- the rpsE gene encoding 30S ribosomal protein S5, whose product MAREREGGGRGRRDDREERDSEFVDKLVHINRVAKVVKGGRRFGFAALVVVGDQKGRVGFGHGKAREVPEAIRKATEAAKRGLIRVSLREGRTLHHDVNGRHGAGKVILRAAPQGTGIIAGGPMRAVFETLGMQDVVAKSLGSSNPYNLVRATFEALKNEDSPRSVAARRGIKVSTLQSRRRDADPADQSEAAVA is encoded by the coding sequence ATGGCACGTGAACGTGAAGGCGGGGGCCGCGGCCGCCGCGATGATCGCGAGGAGCGCGACAGCGAGTTCGTGGACAAGCTCGTCCACATCAACCGTGTCGCCAAGGTGGTGAAGGGTGGCCGTCGCTTCGGCTTCGCGGCCCTCGTCGTCGTCGGCGACCAGAAGGGCCGCGTCGGCTTCGGCCACGGCAAGGCCCGTGAGGTGCCCGAGGCCATCCGCAAGGCGACCGAGGCCGCCAAGCGCGGACTGATCCGCGTCTCGCTTCGCGAGGGCCGGACCCTGCACCACGACGTCAACGGCCGCCACGGCGCCGGCAAGGTGATCCTCCGCGCCGCCCCGCAGGGCACCGGCATCATCGCCGGCGGCCCGATGCGCGCCGTGTTCGAGACGCTCGGCATGCAGGACGTCGTCGCCAAGTCGCTGGGGTCCTCGAACCCCTACAACCTCGTGCGCGCCACCTTCGAGGCGCTCAAGAACGAGGACAGCCCACGCTCCGTGGCGGCCCGCCGCGGCATCAAGGTGTCGACGCTCCAGTCGCGTCGCCGCGATGCCGATCCGGCCGACCAGTCCGAAGCCGCGGTCGCGTAA
- the rpmD gene encoding 50S ribosomal protein L30, with translation MAQKTVRIEQIGSPIRREASQRQTLIGLKLNKLHRVSELEDTPSVRGMIRKVAHLVRVHGDVA, from the coding sequence ATGGCACAGAAGACCGTCCGTATCGAACAGATCGGCTCGCCGATCCGCCGCGAGGCCAGCCAGCGCCAGACGCTGATCGGCCTGAAGCTCAACAAGCTCCACCGCGTGTCCGAGCTGGAGGATACCCCCTCCGTGCGCGGCATGATCCGCAAGGTTGCGCACCTCGTGCGCGTCCACGGCGACGTGGCGTGA
- the rplO gene encoding 50S ribosomal protein L15: protein MKLNEISDNPGATKNRMRVGRGIGSGKGKTAGRGVKGQKARTGVSIKGFEGGQMPLHRRLPKRGFNNLYAQDLNEVNLGRIQEAVDAGKLDKAATVTVESLVAAGVIARSRDGVKLLGVGELTAKLSFEVTRASKSAVEAVEKAGGSVSVVYAQGASTRGGSEAATA, encoded by the coding sequence ATGAAGCTCAACGAGATCAGCGACAATCCCGGCGCAACCAAGAATCGGATGCGTGTGGGCCGGGGCATCGGCTCCGGCAAGGGCAAGACCGCCGGCCGCGGCGTGAAGGGTCAGAAGGCCCGGACCGGCGTATCCATCAAGGGCTTCGAAGGCGGTCAGATGCCGCTGCATCGTCGCCTGCCGAAGCGCGGCTTCAACAACCTGTACGCCCAGGACCTGAACGAGGTGAATCTCGGCCGGATCCAGGAGGCCGTCGATGCGGGCAAGCTCGACAAGGCCGCTACCGTCACGGTGGAGAGCCTGGTCGCCGCCGGCGTCATCGCCCGTTCCCGCGACGGCGTGAAGCTGCTCGGCGTCGGCGAGCTGACCGCGAAGCTCAGCTTCGAGGTCACCCGCGCCTCCAAGTCCGCCGTCGAGGCGGTCGAGAAGGCCGGCGGCTCGGTCAGCGTCGTCTACGCCCAGGGTGCCTCCACCCGCGGCGGCAGCGAGGCGGCCACGGCCTGA
- the secY gene encoding preprotein translocase subunit SecY has product MASAAEQLAANLNFGAIAKADELKKRIWFTLGALVVFRLGTYIPIPGIDPEQFARNFQQQAGGVLGLFNMFSGGAVERMAIFALNIMPYISASIIVQLLTSVIPSLEALKKEGESGRKVINQYTRYLTVVLALVQSWGIAIGLQSSSAAIDPGPFFLASTVITLTGGTLFLMWLGEQITSRGIGNGSSLIIFAGIVAHLPVAIAGALELGRTGALSPAIILGVGVAAVALVYFIVFMERAQRRLLINYPKRQVGNRMYEGQTSFLPLKLNTSGVIPPIFASSLLLLPATAASFSANGGATGWLGTVTAYLGHGTPLFMVLYAALIIFFTFFYTAVVFNPQETADNLKKHGGFIPGIRPGERTAAFIDKVLTRITVIGALYLTLVCLCPEILSSYAAASLGFGGTSLLIVVSVTMDTVAQIHGHLMAHQYEGLVKKAKLRGASTTQRRR; this is encoded by the coding sequence ATGGCCTCAGCCGCCGAGCAGCTTGCCGCCAACCTCAACTTCGGCGCGATCGCCAAGGCCGATGAGCTGAAAAAGCGAATCTGGTTCACGCTCGGCGCCCTCGTGGTGTTCCGGCTGGGCACCTACATCCCGATTCCCGGCATCGATCCGGAGCAGTTCGCCCGGAACTTCCAGCAGCAGGCGGGCGGCGTGCTCGGCCTGTTCAATATGTTCTCGGGCGGCGCCGTCGAGCGCATGGCGATCTTCGCCCTGAACATCATGCCGTACATCTCGGCCTCGATCATCGTGCAGCTCCTGACCTCGGTGATCCCGAGCCTCGAGGCGCTGAAGAAGGAGGGCGAGTCCGGTCGCAAGGTGATCAACCAGTACACCCGCTACCTGACGGTCGTGCTGGCGCTGGTGCAATCCTGGGGTATCGCCATCGGCCTCCAGAGCTCCTCGGCCGCCATCGATCCAGGCCCGTTCTTCCTAGCCTCGACGGTGATCACGCTGACCGGCGGCACCCTGTTCCTGATGTGGCTCGGTGAGCAGATCACGTCGCGGGGCATCGGCAACGGCTCGTCGCTGATCATCTTCGCCGGCATCGTCGCCCACCTGCCGGTGGCGATCGCGGGTGCGCTCGAGCTCGGCCGGACCGGCGCGCTGTCGCCGGCGATCATCCTGGGCGTCGGCGTCGCCGCGGTAGCGCTGGTCTACTTCATCGTGTTCATGGAGCGGGCCCAGCGCCGGCTCCTGATCAACTACCCGAAGCGTCAGGTCGGCAACCGGATGTACGAGGGCCAGACTTCGTTCCTGCCGCTCAAGCTCAACACGTCCGGCGTGATCCCGCCGATCTTCGCCTCCTCGCTGCTGCTCCTGCCGGCCACGGCCGCGAGCTTCTCCGCGAATGGCGGCGCGACCGGCTGGCTCGGCACGGTCACGGCCTATCTCGGCCACGGCACGCCGCTGTTCATGGTGCTCTACGCGGCGCTGATCATCTTCTTCACGTTCTTCTACACCGCGGTGGTCTTCAACCCGCAGGAGACGGCCGACAACCTGAAGAAGCATGGCGGCTTCATCCCGGGCATCCGGCCGGGCGAGCGCACCGCGGCCTTCATCGACAAGGTGCTGACCCGCATCACGGTGATCGGCGCGCTGTACCTGACGCTCGTGTGCCTGTGCCCGGAGATCCTCTCGTCCTACGCGGCCGCGAGCCTGGGCTTCGGCGGCACGTCGCTGCTGATCGTGGTCTCGGTCACGATGGATACGGTCGCGCAGATCCACGGGCACCTGATGGCCCACCAGTACGAGGGTCTCGTGAAGAAGGCCAAGCTGCGTGGCGCGTCGACCACGCAACGTCGGCGCTGA
- a CDS encoding adenylate kinase — protein sequence MRIILLGPPGAGKGTQSERIVQRFGIPQLSTGDMLRAAVAAGTPVGLEAKAVMESGGLVSDRIVVGIVADRIEESDARRGFILDGFPRTVAQAEALAEMLAGKGLSLSTVIELKVDENALVGRIERRAAETLARGQAVRKDDTPEVFKQRLEAYRAQTAPLSAYYAQKGMLETVDGMQPIDEVTANLMAVLEPHEERVAS from the coding sequence ATGCGTATCATTCTGCTCGGGCCGCCCGGTGCGGGGAAGGGGACGCAATCCGAGCGGATCGTGCAGCGCTTCGGCATCCCGCAGCTCTCGACGGGCGACATGCTCCGCGCGGCGGTGGCGGCCGGCACGCCGGTCGGCCTTGAGGCCAAGGCCGTGATGGAATCGGGTGGCCTCGTATCGGACCGGATCGTGGTCGGCATCGTGGCCGACCGGATCGAGGAATCCGATGCCCGCCGCGGTTTCATCCTCGACGGCTTCCCGCGCACCGTCGCTCAGGCCGAGGCGTTGGCCGAGATGCTCGCCGGCAAGGGCTTGAGCCTCTCTACGGTCATCGAGCTCAAGGTGGACGAGAACGCCCTCGTTGGCCGGATCGAGAGGCGTGCGGCAGAGACCCTGGCGCGCGGTCAGGCCGTGCGGAAGGATGACACCCCCGAGGTGTTCAAGCAGCGTCTGGAAGCCTATCGCGCCCAGACCGCGCCGCTGTCGGCCTATTATGCCCAGAAGGGCATGCTGGAGACCGTCGACGGCATGCAGCCGATCGACGAGGTCACGGCCAACTTGATGGCCGTGCTTGAGCCGCACGAGGAGCGTGTGGCGTCCTGA